One Cervus elaphus unplaced genomic scaffold, mCerEla1.1, whole genome shotgun sequence DNA window includes the following coding sequences:
- the LOC122691337 gene encoding elongation factor 1-alpha 1-like, with amino-acid sequence MLHPAWHFAVNVTTEVKSVEMHLEALSEALPGDSVGFNVKNMSVKDVRCGSVTGDSKNDPPMEAAGFTAQVIILNHPGQISAGYAPVLDCQTAHIAYKFAELKKIDCHSGKKLQDGPKFLKSGDAVIVHMVPGKPMCVESFSDYPPLGRFAVCDIRQTVTVGVIKAVDKKAGGAGKVTKSAQKAQKAE; translated from the coding sequence atgcttcatccagcctggcatttcgcagtCAATGTAACAACTGAAGTGAAGTCTGTAGAAATGCACCTTGAAGCATTGAGTGAAGCCCTTCCTGGGGACAGTGTGGGCTTCAATGTCAAGAACATGTCTGTCAAAGATGTTCGTTGTGGCAGTGTGACTGGTGACAGCAAAAATGACCCGCCAATGGAAGCAGCTGGCTTCACAGCTCAGGTGATTATTTTGAACCATCCAGGCCAGATCAGTGCTGGATATGCACCTGTGCTGGATTGTCAAACAGCTCACATTGCTTACAAGTTTGCTGAGCTGAAGAAGATTGATTGCCATTCTGGGAAAAAGCTGCAAGATGGCCCTAAATTCTTGAAATCTGGTGATGCTGTCATTGTTCATATGGTTCCTGGCAAGCCCATGTGTGTTGAGAGCTTCTCTGACTATCCTCCCCTGGGCCGTTTTGCTGTGTGTGACATAAGACAGACTGTCACTGTGGGTGTCATCAAAGCAGTGGACAAGAAGGCAGGTGGAGCTGGTAAGGTCACCAAGTCTGCCCAGAAAGCTCAGAAGGCTGAATGA
- the LOC122691338 gene encoding myomegalin-like isoform X2: MLQLKPGMHQPSEKKGPSERRVNEQKTQPEKAGFSSMSHSEKYSLIQDQARELTHLREKIRIGRAVSSLLIQHVQNTVKIFEELLSSRKIDYNTEQHFREQLAKGSQLAESLASKFNTDDCVNKKNQREQMLQRLSILRERLKRDKKTEVLHTLQDAQLQTWPQTCSSSHAPSTARYSPSSTYLLLNEQKVRPAVDMANVSPATPADSASLPSNHSEAVSAQPFYPLGGTAEQSGTPDAGHHGSSHPCEEMKPQKMNASGNLSSSSSLDRPSSKPSGADLLEKNLIEIQNLRQRLEESVFINDRLRERLEYVLSNAGQGKGTAQSASDVSLTTPHLYTESHSSGSGKDIL, from the exons ATGCTCCAACTGAAGCCTGGGATGCATCAGCCCTCAGAGAAGAAGGGACCTTCTGAGAGGAGAGTGAATGAGCAGAAGACTCAGCCTGAGAAAGCCGGATTCTCCTCTATGTCCCACAGCGA GAAATATTCCTTGATCCAGGATCAGGCTCGAGAGTTGACCCACCTGCGGGAAAAGATAAGGATTGGGAGGGCTGTCTCTTCCCTTCTCATCCAACATGTTCAGAACACAGTGAAGATCTTTGAAGAGCTCCTCAGCAGTAGGAAGATTGACTATAACACGGAGCAGCATTTCCGTGAGCAGCTGGCCAAGGGCAGCCAGCTGGCAGAGAGCCTCGCCAGCAAGTTCAACACAG ATGACTGTGTAAATAAGAAGAATCAAAGAGAACAGATGCTGCAGAGACTCAG TATCTTAAGGGAGAGGCTAAAGAGGGATAAGAAGACAGAAGTCCTGCATACCCTACAGGATGCCCAGCTGCAGACTTGGCCCCAGACCTGCTCCAGCAGCCATGCCCCGTCCACCGCCCGTTACTCCCCTAGCAGCACCTACCTGCTGCTCAATGAACAGAAAGTGCGCCCTGCAGTGGACATGGCCA ATGTCAGCCCAGCCACGCCTGCTGATTCAGCTTCATTGCCCAGCAACCACTCAGAAGCTGTATCTGCTCAGCCCTTCTATCCTTTGGGTGGCACCGCAGAGCAGAGTGGGACACCAGACGCTGGGcatcatggcagcagtcacccaTGCGAAGAGATGAAGCCTCAGAAGATGAATGCATCCGGGAACctatcctcctcttcctctttggaCCGGCCCAGCTCCAAGCCCTCTG GGGCCGACCTGCTGGAAAAGAATCTTATTGAGATCCAAAACCTGCGCCAGCGCCTGGAGGAATCTGTATTCATCAATGACCGTCTGCGGGAGAGGCTGGAATATGTGCTCAGCAATGCTGGCCAAGGAAAAG gTACTGCACAGTCAGCTTCAGATGTGTCCCTCACCACCCCTCATTTATACACTGAGAGTCACTCTTCTGGCTCTGGTAAGGACATCTTGTGA